GATCGCTTATAGGACTACCAATCATGGAAATGGCACAGCATGGGGGACCGCCGCTACGCGATGTGGTGGCGGCGAGGCGCTCGCAAAGGGAGACGCGCCGAAATAGCTGGTTGCTGGTGATCAACGGCGGCATGGTGATGATGGCGTACACGTTTATCAGCGCTGATCTGGTGATGCCGGCTTTTGTGCAAACGCTGACCGAGTCCAGTATTTTGATCGGGATGGCGGGCGCGCTGATGAGGATGGGATGGGCCTGGCCGCAGGTTTTTATCTCTCGGATTATCGAACCCAGACCCCGAAAGATGCCTTTGCTGATCTGGGCAGGTATGGCGCGAAGTGTGATGTGGATTCTGGTGGGTGTGATGACCTTTTTTCTCGGCGGGTTGAAGCCCGCAATTTTTTTGTTTTTATTTATGGTGTTTTACGCTTTGGGAACATCGCTGATGGGCGTGATGAATGTGCCGTGGATGGATTTGATGGGCAAGGCGATTCCAGCGTCGCATCGGGCAAAAGTTTTTGCTCTGCGCCGCTTTTCAGGTGGTGTGATGTCGATGGTTGCGGGTGTTCTGATTTCCTATATTTTGAGCGCGCAGAGCGGTCTTGCGTTTCCCCATAATTACGCGGTATTATTTATGCTGTCTGGTTCGGGTACGGCACTGGCCGTACTGACATTTGGCATGATCCGCGAACCCATTGAAAAACGTACGCGCGCACAGCTTTCTCTGAAAAATTATTTGATCAGTGGCCTGAGTTTGATGAAGGAGGATGTGAATTTCAGGCGTTTGTGCATGGTGCAATTTTTGTGGGGTTTTAGCATGATGGGCGGGCCGTTTTACGTGCCTTATGCGATTTCTGGGTTGGGTATTGGAGTCGTTTATATAGGGTTTTATGTGATTGCGATGCAGTTTAGCTCGGTTTTTTCAAATGTGGCGTGGGCATGGGTGGGGCGTTACAAGGGCAATCAGGCGTTGTTTTTGTACGGCACCTGCTTGCTCGCGTTGTCCATTCTGATTCCGATATGTATCGTGTATGTGCCCAATCACCTCCTCAATTTCTGGGGTACAGAGGTGGATTTGAGAGTTGTGGTGTATGCATTTACGTTCATTTTTTCTGGCGCAGCACAAAGCGGCATGTATTCGGGGCGCATGACGTATGTTCTCGATATCGCGCCTGCTGACCGAAGGCCGACTTATACCAGCTTTATGAATATGTTTATGTTTCCGCAGGGGTTATTGCCCATGCTGGCCGGAGTGCTGGTCGCGTGGATTTCCTATCAGAATTTGTTTCGCATTTCCCTGTTATTTATCCCATTTGCCGCAATGCTCGCCTATCAGTTAAAACCCGTTATTCATCGCGAGGACTGAATTTCTTCAACGAGGTCTTCTGCCGGATAGGTGAGTATTTCCGATAGTGTGGGGTGGTAATGCGGGATGCTCAGGAGGTCTTGTACTGTGCCGCGAAAGTGCATGATGGCAATGAGTTCGTGAAAAAGTTCGCCGGCTTCTGGACCGACGATATGCCCGCCGATGATTTCGCCTGTTTCGGGATGGCAGAGGATTTTGACAAATCCATGAAGTTCTCCCAGGACCATGGATTTGCCGTGGTCGTCAAAGGGATAGGACGCAACGCGATAGGGGATCTTTTGCTCGCGGCATTCTTTCTCGGTGAGGCCCACAGACGCAAATTGCGGATCGGTGAAGACTACTTCGGCTTTGAGCCTGTAGTCAATGCGCTGCTTTTGGGTTCCAT
The sequence above is a segment of the Gemmatimonadota bacterium genome. Coding sequences within it:
- a CDS encoding MFS transporter; its protein translation is MEMAQHGGPPLRDVVAARRSQRETRRNSWLLVINGGMVMMAYTFISADLVMPAFVQTLTESSILIGMAGALMRMGWAWPQVFISRIIEPRPRKMPLLIWAGMARSVMWILVGVMTFFLGGLKPAIFLFLFMVFYALGTSLMGVMNVPWMDLMGKAIPASHRAKVFALRRFSGGVMSMVAGVLISYILSAQSGLAFPHNYAVLFMLSGSGTALAVLTFGMIREPIEKRTRAQLSLKNYLISGLSLMKEDVNFRRLCMVQFLWGFSMMGGPFYVPYAISGLGIGVVYIGFYVIAMQFSSVFSNVAWAWVGRYKGNQALFLYGTCLLALSILIPICIVYVPNHLLNFWGTEVDLRVVVYAFTFIFSGAAQSGMYSGRMTYVLDIAPADRRPTYTSFMNMFMFPQGLLPMLAGVLVAWISYQNLFRISLLFIPFAAMLAYQLKPVIHRED